The proteins below are encoded in one region of Cololabis saira isolate AMF1-May2022 chromosome 13, fColSai1.1, whole genome shotgun sequence:
- the brdt gene encoding bromodomain testis-specific protein, with protein sequence MSALKVCPTVSGNPRPPEVMNLKRPGRVTSQLQYLEKVVIKALWKHQYAWPFRQPVDAVALGLPDYYTIIKTPMDLNTIKKRLQNRYYWEATECINDFNTMFTNCYVYNRPGDDIVFMAKNLEKFFLQKVSQMPKEDRGVKVSSKEVVKGKITKTGAVKQRSLVSEVVVKQTVTVIPPNVTQPTKLSAQNSATIKKGLKRKLDPATSTTSVIKNAEALRAGEHSTPSDLFIRTGSGRPIKPPIKDFCVTEDKKFKQSEQLKCCAAILKEMLSKRHYAYAWPFYTPVDAVSLGLNDYYDIIKEPTDLGSIKKKMDQREYANEKEFAADVRLMFSNCYRYNPPTHEVVYMARKLQEVFEARYLKVPQEPQSCPVSHQQADNGKGNGTGSLSSASSESKSSSEVESSEEVGVQLAQLEERLKSVSEQLKRFVKEPLKSKKKEKLKKEKRLKEKHFARLKKKFAKYKSIVEKDSNNKRSFLHEGRHNHPTVPATVGNEVSTLTYQEKKQLKFDIDKLPGDKLGKLVSIIQSRESCLHQSPPDEFEVDFEMLKPSTLRALKSFVAECLRKCSKRRKVMASSGHSCQSPLSKCSSSSSSSSSSSSHSSSSSDSESDLSALLSPMAMSPEVLPDWFSARFEPVLSPLKDSPLWAKDESSSNFKRLEDFPDIQATSRPCTNGSNTEEEKEHLPRKDSSLRNPDSWARLVRPTVTPPAIKSSKESFQMFRKAAIQKEEQEKALKRKPMDDNREQEIPEKSRSDPSRADQPVVEGSDLLESLLSTTLLDPPMTVDKQKCLAEALSPSTPPCVDRERDMARRKEQERRRREAMSGIDMTMQRDIMTSFELNLD encoded by the exons ATGTCTGCCTTGAAAGTCTGTCCCACTGTGAGTGGAAATCCACGCCCACCAGAGGTCATGAATCTCAAGAGACCTGGCCGTGTAACCAGCCAGCTACAGTATCTGGAGAAGGTGGTGATTAAGGCTTTATGGAAGCATCAATATGCGTGGCCTTTCCGCCAGCCAGTTGATGCCGTGGCCCTGGGTCTCCCT GATTATTACACAATAATCAAAACTCCTATGGACCTGAACACTATTAAGAAACGACTTCAGAACAGATATTACTGGGAGGCAACTGAATGTATAAATGATTTCAACACCATGTTTACCAACTGCTACGTGTACAATCGG CCTGGAGATGACATTGTTTTTATGGCAAAGAACCTGGAAAAGTTTTTTTTGCAGAAAGTGTCCCAAATGCCCAAGGAAGACAGGGGGGTAAAAGTCAGCTCAAAAGAAGTGGTGAAAGGGAAAATTACCAAAACAG GTGCTGTGAAGCAGCGCTCCCTTGTGTCAGAGGTTGTTGTCAAGCAGACGGTAACGGTCATCCCTCCTAATGTGACCCAGCCCACCAAGCTCTCTGCACAAAACAGTGCAACA ATTAAAAAAGGTTTGAAGAGGAAGTTGGACCCTGCGACCTCCACCACCTCAGTCATCAAGAACGCTGAGGCGCTGCGTGCCGGGGAGCATTCTACACCTTCTGATCTGTTCATCAGGACCGGCAGTGGAAGGCCCATCAAGCCTCCTATCAAAGACTTTTGTGTCACTGAGGACAAGAAGTTCAAGCAATCTGAACAGCTGAAGTGCTGCGCCGCTATCCTGAAGGAGATGCTCTCCAAGAGGCACTACGCATATGCATGGCCCTTTTACACACCCGTTGATGCTGTTTCTTTGGGCTTGAATGACTACTATGACATCATCAAGGAGCCTACAGACCTAGGCAGCATCAAG aaaaaaatggatCAACGAGAATATGCAAATGAAAAGGAATTTGCAGCTGATGTCCGACTGATGTTCTCCAACTGTTACAGATACAATCCACCAACACATGAGGTTGTTTATATGGCAAGAAAACTCCAG GAGGTTTTCGAGGCACGTTATCTTAAGGTTCCCCAGGAACCACAGAGTTGCCCCGTGTCTCACCAGCAAGCTGACAATGGGAAAGGAAACGGCACTGGGAGTCTCTCTTCAGCCAGTTCTGAGAGCAAAAGCTCTTCAGAGGTGGAGAGTTCAGAGGAAGTTGGCGTTCAGCTGGCTCAGCTGGAAGAGCGG TTGAAAAGTGTCAGTGAACAGCTGAAGAGATTTGTCAAAGAACCTCTGAAatcaaagaagaaagagaagctgaaaaaggaaaagagattaaaagaaaaacattttgctCGACTAAAGAAGAAGTTTGCCAAATACAAATCCATTGTGGAAAAAGATTCAAACAACAAGCGCTCTTTTTT ACATGAAGGCAGACACAATCATCCTACTGTGCCCGCAACAGTTGGGAATGAGGTCTCAACACTGACTTATCAAGAGAAGAAGCAGTTAAAATTCGACATCGACAAGCTGCCGGGGGACAAACTGGGTAAGCTGGTCAGCATCATTCAGAGCAGGGAATCCTGTCTGCACCAGTCTCCTCCAGATGAGTTTGAAGTTGACTTTGAGATGCTCAAGCCTTCCACACTGAGAGCTCTGAAGTCGTTTGTTGCAGAGTGTCTAAGGAAATGCAGCAAGAGAAGAAAGG TCATGGCATCTTCTGGCCACAGCTGCCAGTCACCCCTCAGCAAATGCAGCAGCTCatcctccagctccagctccagcagttCACACTCCAGTTCTTCTAGTGACTCTGAATCAG ATTTGTCTGCCCTTTTATCTCCCATGGCAATGTCTCCTGAAGTTTTGCCAGACTGGTTTTCTGCTAGATTTGAG CCCGTGCTGTCCCCTCTCAAGGACAGCCCCCTGTGGGCCAAAGATGAGTCCAGCAGCA ATTTCAAACGCCTTGAGGATTTTCCCGATATCCAAGCAACTTCCAGGCCGTGCACAAATGGTTCTAACACTGAAGAGGAAAAGGAACATCTTCCAAGAAAG GATAGTTCCCTGAGAAATCCCGACTCATGGGCCAGACTGGTGAGACCGACGGTCACCCCTCCTGCAATCAAGTCCTCCAAAGAGAGTTTCCAGATGTTCCGCAAGGCTGcgatacaaaaagaggaacaagaGAAGGCACTGAAGAGGAAACCAATGGACGACAACAGGGAACAGGAGATTCCTGAAAAGAGCAG GTCCGACCCCAGCAGAGCAGATCAGCCTGTGGTGGAGGGCTCTGATCTGCTAGAGAGCCTTCTGTCAACGACTCTCCTGGACCCTCCCATGACTGTAGACAAACAGAAATGTCTCGCTGAAGCTCTGTCTCCAAGCACCCCGCCCTGTGTGGACAGAGAACGGGACATGGCCCGCAGGAAAGAGCAAGAGCGTCGCAGGCGAGAGGCC ATGTCTGGTATTGACATGACCATGCAGCGGGACATAATGACCTCCTTTGAGCTTAACCTGGATTAA